The following coding sequences are from one Streptomyces sp. NBC_00536 window:
- a CDS encoding RNA polymerase sigma factor SigF, whose product MSGGETPVRGGERPRVRHEVDGGIPEQQNARPHPAEADAEDGFSDSAERRAGPMSETQQDEPQHDGPRDEGPRHDGPRDDGPREAAVDEAADQATTDHAAADDAAAAADVPAEILAADIATDDIVTEPEEVREVRDTRDPRDRSAARALFVQLRTLPEGSPERAELRNRLVRMHLPLVEHLARRFRNRGEPLDDLTQVATIGLIKSVDRFDPDRGVEFSTYATPTVVGEIKRHFRDKGWAVRVPRRLQELRLALTTATAELSQQHQRSPTVHELAERLGISEEDVLEGLESANAYSTLSLDVPDTDDESPAVADTLGSEDEALEGVEYRESLKPLLEGLPPREKRILLLRFFGNMTQSQIAQEVGISQMHVSRLLARTLAQLREKLLVEE is encoded by the coding sequence GTGAGCGGCGGGGAGACCCCGGTACGGGGCGGGGAACGGCCCCGAGTACGGCATGAGGTCGACGGCGGCATCCCGGAGCAGCAGAACGCCCGGCCACACCCGGCCGAGGCGGATGCGGAAGACGGCTTTTCGGACTCGGCGGAGCGACGGGCGGGCCCCATGAGCGAGACCCAGCAGGACGAGCCACAGCACGACGGCCCACGGGACGAGGGCCCGCGGCACGACGGGCCGCGGGACGACGGGCCGCGGGAGGCCGCCGTGGACGAGGCGGCGGACCAGGCCACCACGGATCACGCGGCGGCGGACGACGCGGCGGCGGCGGCCGACGTGCCGGCCGAAATCCTCGCGGCCGACATCGCGACGGACGACATCGTCACGGAGCCCGAGGAGGTGCGGGAGGTCCGCGATACGCGCGACCCGCGCGACCGCAGCGCCGCCCGGGCCCTCTTCGTCCAACTCCGCACCCTCCCCGAGGGTTCCCCGGAACGGGCGGAGCTGCGCAACCGGCTGGTCAGGATGCACCTGCCCCTGGTCGAGCACCTGGCGCGGCGCTTCCGCAACCGCGGGGAGCCGCTGGACGACCTGACCCAGGTCGCGACCATCGGCCTGATCAAGTCGGTGGACCGGTTCGACCCGGACCGGGGGGTCGAGTTCTCGACGTACGCCACCCCGACCGTGGTCGGCGAGATCAAGCGGCACTTCCGCGACAAGGGCTGGGCGGTACGGGTCCCACGGCGCCTCCAGGAGCTGCGCCTCGCCCTGACCACCGCCACCGCCGAGCTGTCGCAGCAGCACCAGCGTTCGCCCACCGTGCACGAACTGGCGGAGCGCCTCGGGATCTCCGAGGAGGACGTGCTGGAGGGCCTGGAGTCGGCCAACGCCTACAGCACCCTCTCGCTCGACGTCCCGGACACGGACGACGAGTCCCCGGCGGTCGCGGACACGCTGGGCTCGGAGGACGAGGCGCTGGAGGGCGTCGAGTACCGCGAGTCCCTCAAGCCGCTGCTGGAAGGGCTGCCGCCGCGGGAGAAGCGGATCCTGCTGCTGCGCTTCTTCGGCAACATGACCCAGTCGCAGATCGCCCAGGAGGTCGGCATCTCCCAGATGCACGTCTCCCGGCTACTGGCCCGCACCCTGGCCCAGCTCCGCGAAAAGCTCCTCGTCGAGGAATAG
- a CDS encoding anti-sigma regulatory factor: protein MSQIAGEPGTQDFVEVRLPAAGAYLSVLRTATAGLAARLDFTLDEIEDLRIAVDEACAILLQQAVPGSVLSCVFRLVEGSLEVTVSAPTTDGRAPERDTFAWTVLSALAGKVEATVEEDRTVSISLYKQRGAGPGPA from the coding sequence GTGTCCCAGATCGCAGGCGAGCCCGGGACCCAGGACTTCGTGGAAGTCCGGCTGCCGGCCGCGGGTGCCTACCTGTCGGTGCTGCGTACGGCCACGGCCGGACTCGCGGCACGTTTGGACTTCACCCTCGACGAGATCGAGGACCTCCGCATCGCGGTGGACGAAGCCTGCGCGATCCTGCTCCAGCAGGCCGTGCCAGGATCCGTCCTCAGCTGTGTCTTCCGCTTGGTGGAAGGCTCGTTGGAGGTGACCGTCTCGGCGCCGACCACGGACGGGCGTGCGCCGGAGCGCGACACGTTCGCGTGGACGGTGCTGTCGGCCCTGGCCGGCAAGGTCGAGGCCACGGTCGAGGAGGACCGCACGGTCAGCATCAGCCTTTACAAACAGCGCGGCGCGGGACCAGGCCCGGCGTGA
- a CDS encoding UBP-type zinc finger domain-containing protein, with protein MSECKHVAELPRPEPVPHALTCPECEVLGSHPVQLRLCLECGNVGCCDSSPHRHATAHHQKTGHPVMRSFEPGETWRWCFVDGSIV; from the coding sequence ATGAGCGAGTGCAAGCACGTTGCCGAACTGCCGCGCCCCGAGCCCGTCCCACATGCCCTGACCTGCCCGGAATGCGAGGTGCTGGGCAGTCACCCGGTACAGCTGCGGCTGTGCCTGGAGTGCGGCAACGTGGGCTGCTGCGATTCCTCCCCGCACCGACACGCCACGGCGCACCACCAGAAGACCGGTCACCCGGTGATGCGGAGCTTCGAACCGGGCGAGACCTGGCGCTGGTGTTTCGTGGACGGTTCGATCGTCTGA
- a CDS encoding Na+/H+ antiporter, translating into MEVLPLVALVAGSAAVAGLARRTPIPAPLLLVAAGLIAAYVPGVPSYALDPHIVLPLLLPPLLHTAAVDSSYLDLRANLRPVALLSVGYVLFATVAVGYAAYLVVPDLSLPVALVLGAVIAPPDAVAATAIARRLGLPNRMTTILQGESLVNDATAITAYKVALAAVVGVGAGWSEGITEFLLASVGGVGVGLVLMVPIHHLRTRLREPLLQNTLSLLIPFVAYAAAERVHASGVLAVVVVGLYLGHRNWQVDFATRLQEEAVWKVVAFVLESVVFALIGLQLPVVLKGLAQYEGGAAAWYAVFVFLAVVVARFAWVFPATFLPRVLSTRIRGREPDTNWKAPVVVGWAGMRGVVSLAIAFSVPISVPHRNLILFLTFTTVIGTLVVQGLTLPPLIRLLRLPPRDAHAETLAEAQAQSEASRAAEERLTELLASPSNALPPPLAERLRTVLERRRNAVWERLGEVNAVTGESADDVYRRLAREMIEAEREVFVTLRDRRRIDDEMLRALLRRLDLEEAAAYREE; encoded by the coding sequence ATGGAGGTATTGCCGCTGGTGGCACTGGTGGCGGGCAGCGCCGCCGTTGCCGGGCTGGCCCGCCGGACCCCGATTCCGGCGCCCCTGCTGCTCGTCGCGGCCGGGCTGATCGCCGCCTACGTCCCGGGCGTGCCGTCGTACGCCCTCGACCCGCACATCGTGCTGCCGCTGCTGCTCCCGCCGCTGCTGCACACCGCGGCGGTGGACAGCTCGTACCTGGACCTGCGGGCCAACCTGCGGCCGGTCGCGCTGCTGTCGGTGGGGTACGTGCTCTTCGCGACGGTGGCCGTGGGGTACGCCGCCTACCTGGTCGTACCGGACCTCTCGCTGCCCGTGGCGCTGGTGCTCGGCGCGGTGATCGCACCGCCGGACGCGGTCGCGGCCACCGCGATCGCGCGGCGGCTCGGGCTGCCGAACCGGATGACGACCATCCTTCAGGGTGAGTCCCTGGTCAATGACGCCACCGCGATCACCGCCTACAAGGTGGCCCTGGCCGCGGTCGTCGGCGTCGGCGCGGGCTGGTCGGAGGGCATCACCGAGTTCCTGCTGGCCTCGGTGGGCGGCGTCGGCGTCGGCCTGGTGCTGATGGTGCCGATCCACCACCTGCGCACCCGGCTGCGGGAGCCGCTGCTGCAGAACACGCTCTCGCTGCTGATCCCCTTCGTGGCGTACGCGGCGGCCGAGCGGGTGCACGCCTCCGGGGTGCTGGCCGTGGTGGTCGTCGGCCTGTACCTCGGGCACCGGAACTGGCAGGTCGACTTCGCCACCCGGCTCCAGGAGGAGGCGGTGTGGAAGGTGGTCGCCTTCGTGCTGGAGTCGGTGGTCTTCGCGCTGATCGGGCTCCAGCTGCCGGTGGTCCTGAAGGGGCTCGCGCAGTACGAGGGCGGGGCCGCGGCCTGGTACGCCGTCTTCGTGTTCCTGGCGGTGGTCGTCGCGCGGTTCGCCTGGGTCTTCCCGGCGACCTTCCTGCCGCGGGTGCTGTCGACACGGATCCGCGGGCGGGAACCGGATACGAACTGGAAGGCGCCGGTGGTCGTCGGCTGGGCCGGGATGCGGGGCGTGGTGTCGCTGGCCATCGCGTTCTCCGTGCCGATCTCGGTGCCGCACCGGAACCTGATCCTCTTCCTGACCTTCACGACGGTGATCGGCACCCTCGTGGTGCAGGGGCTGACCCTGCCGCCGCTGATCCGGCTGCTGCGGCTGCCGCCGCGGGACGCGCACGCCGAGACCCTGGCCGAGGCGCAGGCCCAGAGCGAGGCCTCGCGGGCGGCGGAGGAACGCCTGACGGAACTGCTGGCCTCGCCGTCGAACGCGCTGCCGCCGCCGCTTGCGGAACGCTTGCGGACGGTGCTGGAGCGGCGGCGCAACGCGGTGTGGGAGCGGCTGGGCGAGGTCAACGCGGTGACGGGGGAGTCGGCGGACGACGTCTACCGCCGCCTGGCGCGGGAGATGATCGAGGCCGAGCGGGAGGTCTTCGTGACCTTGCGCGACCGGCGTCGCATCGACGACGAAATGCTCCGCGCGTTGCTGCGCCGCCTGGACCTGGAGGAAGCGGCGGCCTACCGCGAGGAATAG
- a CDS encoding 1-aminocyclopropane-1-carboxylate deaminase/D-cysteine desulfhydrase, protein MNRPGDPDDHPDDPLRERAPSPLAEVCDERFERYGVRLLLKRDDLVHPELPGNKWRKLAPNLRAARAGGYGSLVTFGGAYSNHLRATAAAGRLVGMATVGIVRGDELADRPLNPSLARCVADGMRLRFVTRSAYRRKAEPEVLAGLLAGAGAVGAYVVPEGGSNALALAGCAELGRELRGPADVAAVACGTGGTLAGLAAGLGPGQRALGVPVLRGGFLGAEIRSLQVAAYGGPRGAWSLAEDFHHGGYAKVPAGLEAFAADFEERHGVPVERVYVAKLLWALAELASRGAFAPGTRLAAVITGHP, encoded by the coding sequence GTGAACCGTCCAGGCGACCCCGATGACCACCCCGATGACCCGTTGCGCGAGCGGGCGCCCTCGCCGTTGGCCGAGGTGTGCGACGAGCGGTTCGAGCGGTACGGGGTGCGGCTGCTGCTCAAGCGGGACGACCTGGTCCATCCCGAGCTGCCCGGCAACAAGTGGCGCAAGCTCGCGCCGAACCTGCGGGCCGCGCGGGCCGGGGGGTACGGGTCCCTCGTGACCTTCGGCGGGGCCTACTCGAACCACCTGCGGGCCACCGCGGCCGCCGGGCGGCTCGTCGGGATGGCCACGGTCGGGATCGTGCGCGGCGACGAACTGGCCGACCGGCCGCTGAACCCCTCGCTGGCCCGGTGCGTGGCGGACGGCATGCGGCTGCGCTTCGTGACCCGCTCGGCGTACCGGCGCAAGGCGGAGCCGGAGGTACTGGCCGGGCTGCTGGCCGGGGCCGGTGCGGTGGGGGCGTACGTCGTCCCCGAGGGCGGCAGCAACGCGCTCGCGCTGGCGGGCTGCGCGGAACTGGGCCGCGAGCTGCGGGGGCCGGCCGATGTGGCGGCCGTGGCGTGCGGGACGGGCGGGACCCTGGCGGGTCTGGCGGCCGGGCTCGGCCCCGGGCAGCGGGCGCTGGGGGTGCCGGTGCTGCGGGGCGGGTTCCTGGGGGCGGAGATACGTTCCCTCCAGGTGGCGGCGTACGGGGGCCCGCGGGGCGCGTGGAGTCTGGCCGAGGACTTCCACCACGGGGGCTACGCCAAGGTTCCGGCCGGGCTGGAGGCCTTCGCGGCCGACTTCGAGGAGCGGCACGGGGTGCCGGTCGAGCGGGTGTACGTGGCGAAGCTGCTGTGGGCCCTGGCCGAGCTGGCGTCCCGCGGAGCCTTCGCCCCGGGCACCCGGCTCGCCGCCGTCATCACGGGCCACCCGTGA
- a CDS encoding N-acetylmuramoyl-L-alanine amidase, giving the protein MAAPMSADRFIGALRDEGLTVVEVGSWRTHNRNHKGPWGPVNGVMIHHTVTRGAQYTVEICRDGYSELPGPLCHGVITKDGTVHLVGYGRANHAGAGDGDVLAAVVAEKALPPDNQADTDGNSHFYGFECENLGDGDDPWPEAQLDAIARAAAAVCRSHGWTARSVIGHLEWQPGKIDPKGFTMNSMRDRVAERLK; this is encoded by the coding sequence ATGGCCGCACCCATGTCCGCGGACCGGTTCATCGGAGCACTACGGGACGAGGGGCTGACCGTCGTCGAAGTCGGCTCCTGGCGCACCCACAACCGCAACCACAAGGGCCCCTGGGGACCCGTCAACGGCGTGATGATCCACCACACGGTCACGCGCGGCGCGCAATACACCGTCGAGATCTGCCGCGACGGCTACAGCGAACTCCCCGGCCCGCTGTGCCACGGGGTCATCACCAAGGACGGCACGGTCCACCTCGTCGGCTACGGCCGCGCCAACCACGCGGGCGCCGGCGACGGGGACGTACTGGCCGCGGTGGTCGCCGAGAAGGCCCTGCCGCCGGACAACCAGGCGGACACCGACGGCAACTCGCACTTCTACGGCTTCGAGTGCGAGAACCTCGGCGACGGCGACGACCCCTGGCCCGAGGCCCAGCTCGACGCCATCGCCCGCGCGGCGGCGGCCGTCTGCCGGTCCCACGGCTGGACCGCCCGCTCGGTGATCGGCCACCTGGAATGGCAGCCGGGCAAGATCGACCCGAAGGGCTTCACGATGAACTCGATGCGGGACCGCGTGGCGGAACGCCTGAAGTGA
- a CDS encoding globin domain-containing protein: protein MLSEKSTATVRATLPAVGAAIGDITELFYAKLFAAHPELLRDLFNRGNQAAGLQKQALAGSIAAFATHLVAHPDVRPDVMLHRIAHKHASLGVTREQYPVVHRHLFAAIAEILGEAVTPEVAEAWDEVYWLMANALIAIEERLYAGQRVAAGDVWREWTVTGRTEETADCATFRLAPADGAPAPDFKPGQYVSVQVSLADGARQIRQYSLSSAPGSPVRAITVKRVHGAAAAGPDGEVSGHLHAHVHPGDRLRVSAPYGDLVLQDSGAPLLLASAGIGCTPMLSMLEHLADTGHPAPVTVVHADRSPADHALRTDHRALAGKLGGPEALFWYEEAPEAGDRAGRVDLTDVPLAPGTRAYLCGPLPFMRAVREQLLAKGVAPADIHYEVFGPDLWLATA, encoded by the coding sequence GTGCTTTCCGAGAAGTCGACCGCGACCGTCCGCGCCACCCTGCCCGCCGTCGGAGCGGCCATCGGTGACATCACGGAACTCTTCTACGCGAAGCTGTTCGCAGCCCATCCGGAGCTGCTGCGCGACCTGTTCAACCGCGGCAACCAGGCCGCCGGCCTCCAGAAGCAGGCGCTCGCCGGTTCCATCGCCGCCTTCGCGACCCACCTCGTCGCCCACCCGGACGTCCGCCCGGACGTGATGCTGCACCGCATCGCCCACAAGCACGCCTCGCTCGGCGTCACCCGCGAGCAGTACCCCGTCGTCCACCGGCACCTCTTCGCGGCCATCGCGGAGATCCTCGGCGAGGCCGTCACCCCCGAGGTGGCCGAGGCCTGGGACGAGGTCTACTGGCTGATGGCCAACGCCCTCATCGCCATCGAGGAGCGGCTGTACGCCGGGCAGCGGGTCGCCGCCGGTGACGTCTGGCGCGAGTGGACCGTGACCGGCCGGACCGAGGAGACCGCGGACTGCGCCACCTTCCGGCTCGCCCCCGCCGACGGGGCGCCGGCCCCGGACTTCAAGCCCGGCCAGTACGTCTCCGTCCAGGTCAGCCTCGCCGACGGCGCGCGCCAGATCCGCCAGTACAGCCTCTCCAGCGCCCCCGGCTCGCCCGTCCGCGCGATCACCGTCAAGCGGGTGCACGGCGCGGCGGCCGCGGGCCCCGACGGCGAGGTCTCCGGCCACCTGCACGCCCACGTCCACCCCGGGGACCGGCTGCGCGTCTCCGCCCCCTACGGCGACCTGGTCCTCCAGGACTCCGGGGCGCCGCTGCTGCTCGCCTCGGCCGGGATCGGCTGCACCCCGATGCTGTCGATGCTGGAACACCTCGCCGACACCGGCCACCCGGCCCCCGTCACCGTCGTCCACGCCGACCGCTCCCCCGCCGACCACGCCCTGCGCACCGACCACCGGGCGCTCGCGGGCAAACTGGGCGGCCCCGAGGCCCTGTTCTGGTACGAGGAGGCGCCCGAGGCCGGTGACCGCGCCGGCCGGGTGGACCTGACGGACGTACCCCTCGCGCCCGGCACCCGGGCATACCTGTGCGGTCCGCTGCCCTTCATGCGGGCGGTGCGCGAGCAGCTGCTCGCCAAGGGCGTGGCGCCCGCCGACATCCACTACGAGGTCTTCGGGCCCGACCTGTGGCTGGCCACGGCGTGA